A segment of the Polyodon spathula isolate WHYD16114869_AA chromosome 17, ASM1765450v1, whole genome shotgun sequence genome:
actgtattgcatttatgggatttaaatgttataaattggtTGGCCACAGGAGGGCAGCAAAAACTTACTTGGTCACAATCAAACCTTTCCTGGAGTTAAAAAGATTGCACAGTGCGAGAATGTAGTATTCTCTGAGTGCAAGAACTGTATTGCTGTGTTGGCCCTGTGAATAGCAGGGAAATGGTGTACGTAATATTGAATCAGGTGCTTCTGCTTATTAATGTTCTTCTTGGTACATGGTCCCTTTGCTTTAACTGCTCCAAGTGCACAGAGGGGTAGCACACAGTTAAAGGAAAGCTACAAATGCCCTTAAAAATGTTTAGCTTTTTTGCCCTTCTCTTACCTATTTATCACGTTCTACTGCTTGCATGCTGAGGTTGTTCCCTATAATCAGATGCCACTTTGCTTGCTGGTCTGTGCTAATGTGCCCTTCATTATATTTGCttcctaatcttcagaagatgtaAGGTGTTAACCTCAGGCTGAaagatgattttttaaaacatacacaaccactgttcaaaaatgaaaaaaggaaacgGCATTAAAACAAGTCTCTAAAAGCCCAAGGGAGATGAAACCATTTTAACTTCAATCGtatgtttcaatttttttaaagaacacagcAGAGTAAATATTTATGATTATATTGTAGCTTTGCTCAGCTGGAGGCTGCTGCATGTACCAGCGATAGCCCAGCAGTTCTGCATAATCAATAGGAAGCCAGATGTAACAAGAATAGTAATGTCTACAGAAATACAATCTGGGCAGTGTAAGGATTTGTTTATATAACATTTGCAATTAATTATTAAAGGATTGGATTTTTACGAACAAggattaacagtttattttgacATTGCTAGTTTAAAACTTTATAAGGTACTTGcaatgttttacaaatgttttagctacagctaaaaacatttttgttgctgtgtgtatCCAGTTAACTGTTGTTTATAACATATTCACATATTCTTTAGTGCTGTTTTACCTCAAATATGCCATATAGTAAACTTTGTAATAGTATGTCTTCCTGTGTAGATTTTGGACGTTTGTAAAATGCCTCATTTTCATTTTACACAGATATTAACATGTGGTGGGGGGTTGTTGCAAAAACTATTTTTCAATCTTTAATTTGTATTTCCATTAGGTTAactgaataaaatacaaagtgtCTGGGAAAGACACCACCATTTCCCTGCTATCCACAGTGCCAACACAGCAATACAGTTCTTGCATCCAGAGAATactacatttactttattttcaggGCTTCCTGTACTGTGCAATCTTTTCACCGCCAGGAAAGGTTTGATTGTGACCAAATAAGTTTTTGCTGCCCTCCTGTGGCCAACCAATTTATAACATTCACAGCCcataaatgcaatacattaacCAGAATTAAGGTTTCAAAGATACATGTTCATCACTGCATACACAATTACCTGAAGTAAGAAAAACATGATAATCCAAGTTTATTTTCCAAACCTGCATTGAGTACATCAGTACACAAGTTATTTACCCTAAAAAGCAGTCACACCTTTAATAAATTAGTGTGATTTATAAAACTGTTGCAGTGGTGTATACATTCCCTGCATATTCCAGCGATTTCTGCCATCATATACATTCTAATAAGCTTTATAATGGAACCATATTATTTGACTAATCTAATGTGTCTTTTTGCCTTTCACAAACTCATTTCAAAATACTCCTGCTGTTCTCCATCTAAAAGCTTTTGGTtttgtaggggaataattgcatagaaccatccCTGTACCTATTTGTTGCTACTCCATACTACCATTATTCAccgagttatatgctttaaagcaatttgagtttatgaaatgtattaaactgcaggtacatgtcacggaaaaccaaactgtggatggtgcgacaactgagctggctccagcttatctgttgatctttattgtgttacctcgtaaatacctgtcccccctgttgttgttgccccaactgagctggctccagcttattggttgaaagggaaactaccccgtctctctgtaaaggtataataactgtatgctaactctgtatggcagaacactgctcgggtttTCCTAGCACTGATGtattgagctgttctcgtttgcgcaaactaataaagctttatatctctgaacacccagtgcagttggctcttttaaagttgcggacctgaaaagttccacgacagtTTCTTTCCTCCAATGCTTTTTCCAAGCCACGAGTCCCAATCAGGCATTTTAGCAATAAAAACAAGAATGCCCCAGCAACAGAATGGCATTGGATTGCTTTCCGAGCTGGGTTCCAATCCCTGAAACGATTCAGTCAGATTTCAAATGGATACGAATTGTCAGCTGAAGTAGTTATCCTTTCATGATCCAACTCACTTGTCCTCAAATTAGCAAATCACTCTGGTTCTTGTTTAAGTGGGACAGCACCTCTGGCAAGTGGAAcacaatactaaaagaaaactgTGCTTATCCCATTTACTAAAGGTTTGAATTGTCAACTTATTAGTTTCACCCTATGTTTTGATTGAGTTTTTGATGCTATGGCCTGTCCAAACTTACCCTTTTGTTAggtctgaatgtgtttttttggctttgttttattgaaagagCTGCAATTCTGAGCCATTAGCATCATCTTGCCCCGGACATCTCTACGGCACTAGCTTGCTTTTACAGTTTGATTCTACTTTAACATTTCTCACAGTGGCTTCTGCAAATTGCTTCCTGCGATTTTACATTCTTTACAAATTCCAACATTACAGAGTTTACAGTTATACAAAAGTTACTATTTACAGAAATCCTggaaataactttaaaaatatcaaatatttatataaaaaacagatcAAGTTAGGGTAAAACAGCTGTTCAAACATTATCCAACtttaatgttaagaaaaaaaaatcagattcaaAAGGTTCCTCTTTTATATTAAACTAACACTATCCTAACACATACCTACATAATCACTTTAAACACTAGAAGAATCAGAATACAGCAAGATTCCAAAAAACATCAGGGCTGACCATAGAACACTGGAGATATAAGGTATGCATTATGCAGTAGGACATTATCTGGAACTGAATTAGTGCAAATGTACACTGagattcatttttcaaaagtaaagcagtattttttattgttatcattaatTAACAAGTGGGCTGGCAAAGACAGATTGTTTAGAAGgaatcatttgttttcttttatttcattaataaagtCATCAGGATTTACGTAGTTGCTCTCAAACCCTTTAAAAGAATCTGTCTTaaagaaacaattacatttaaagatTACATTCAATCcaggctttttaaatttttttttaatttgtcgtTTAGCCCCAGTCTTCCTTGAATAGCTTAAGCCTACATTCTGCATAAAACGATAGTGATATTACCAGCACTGGTTGCTGTCCAATTACAACATTATCCAGCCACTGGCAGGGTGTAGCCCCGGCCTGTCCAGGTCTCAAGGGGATACTCACGATCAGGCAGCACCTagacaaaaataaagtaaaagaacCATTCCACACTGTCCTGACACTGTCAGCACACAAGAGACCGAGGAtggaaaacagctaaaaacaaaggATTTAGATAGTCAAAACAAACACACCTCATTCTGCATTAGTTGTGCAGCTGTGTGGTCTTTTCCAAAACCTCATTGTTTACACGTTTAGCACTCCCTGAAGTATTTGGATACtctcttcaaaaacaaaaatgctacaaatgttgttgaaaataaatggcaaTTGGTACAGATCTGTACCAGACTGGACCAAAGCTTAGTCCATTACTAAGAGGCTAATAGCTGGCAATACTGGTGTCTTGTCATTTTTGATTCAGCTGAAAtgctgcatttttactgtaacctGCAATTTCTCTATATCATCTAATATGGAAAGTTTATCATCAATggttgcataataaaaaaaaaaacccttataatATAGCCCACCCCAGTTATATGCCAGTAGCTGTTTAAGAAATTGAAAGCACCAAAGACACCACAGCACTAATCTattgcgttttgtttgttttctgatcaCAAACCAGGTTTAATTTAAcatctctttatttttttaaataaattagacATTTTAGATTGATCCAACCATTTGTTTTCACATCCGAGTCATGCTAAAAGCACACAAATGAGTCTGAAAGGGTCAACGCAGATTTAGTATTACTGTATACCAGAGCACGAAGGTGAGAAGGTCCCTAATATTCTCAGGAACCTGTTTTCAAATGGCATCACAAATACCAGGAAGGTTTGTTCCATTATACCACTGTTTTCTCTCATAACTAATAACTACAAGATACAAGatatgaatgtactgtatttaataacaatgTTATACAGATTTGTAATACTGTGAAGTACTTACACAGGTAGTGTTCCTTTTCACAATACAGGAGTAGTACAAGTTACTTACTGTACGTCATTGACCAGGGAACCTCTATGGTTATAGgcttaatatagatatatatcattttttttaaataggttatCGATTCAAGGTAACAGTGCCAGACTGATACCAGCAGGGCCTGCTTAAAATAGTGAACCAAACCTTGACAGAACCAATCCGATTGCTTTGGAGCTGATGCACACAGAGAGCTTgacttgtttaaaaagaaaagaaattgcgtgcaaagactttttttccttttgtttttgttaaatcgtCTACACACAAACCTTAAAATTCCACAATTAATAGAACCTTTCAAAAACTTGTAAGAAATAAATGATCTGCAGCAGTTTTCGGAGGGGATAAAGGTTTGAACATGATCCTCCAGACAGGGGTATCCTCTTCTAATCTGCCAAGGATAAACACGGAACTCTTTATACACTGGATCACTGAGGCTGCAGTCTTCTCCAAACATTTAATGCAGCACCCATACAAGGATAAGAAATAAATTTTGAAGAACGGGGGTTaaaacaatttctacatttacagaagagtttatttttctttttaaaagttccTCTACTGTCCAAACTTTGGACCAAAGTCCTTTTTTTCAGCATAATATTTAAGGGAAGGAAAGTTATTTACAGTGCTGTTGAAATAATGAAACAGACGTGAGAATCTACCGTAAAGTAAGTTGCACAATACAGAAACCTGTTGTTCCATCTCATACTACATAAATGTGTATCCACAGGCTAACAGCGCAGCAGTTTCTTCGTTAAGTGGGGATTATCCCGTCGCTTCTCAGACCTCTCTTCAACTCTAGATCCTCAAGCTTTTTCCACAGTTCTTCCCGTTCTTTCTCCTTTTTCTTCTCTCTGTCGAGGTGGAAAAAATAGTCACTTACTGATCTGTACAACCCTTCCCATGACAGATCTATACGTAAAAGCTGGACTACCGTTTGGAAAactaagaaaaaactaaaaaaaactaaaatcacaaGTAAGGAATGGCGGACTGTTCATGACAAGGACATGGTGGCAAAACTGGAATGCATCCACATAGGGGGAAAAgaacaaaagaataaataaaataatcaatcatCGGTGAGTTAAGCATGGCTGGAATCATATGGCCCCTAGGAGTTTGGTTTATTGTTGGTGGGGTACACCATTACATTACAATTCAATCATTCAACACTTCACACAGTCTTTCATttggtttgaaaataaaaagcagctcTTCAGAAAAGATGCAATGGAAATTATCGATTGAATCTGTACATGCCCACAAAATAAATCTCCTGTATCCTAATCTCGCACTGCACTCGACACATCATCATACAGCAGTCTCCTAATCTCGCCCTGCACTCGACACATCATCATACAGCAGTCTCCTAATCTCACCTGAGACATCATCATACAGCAGTCTCCTAATCTCGCCCTGCACTCGACACATCATCATACAGCAGTCTCCTAATCTAGCCCTGCACTCGACACATCATCATACAGCAGTCTCCTAATCTCACCTGAGACATCATCATACAGCAATCTCCTAATCTCACCCTGCACTCGACACATCATCATACAGCAGTCTCCTAATCTCACCTGAGACATCATCATACAGCAGTCTCCTAATCTCACCTGAGACATCATCATACAGCAGTCTCCTAATCTCACCTGAGACATCATCATACAGCAGTCTCACTAACAATGggttcaagactttttttttttttttttataacttaccGCTGACGATCAGACTTGTAGGTTGCTGTTAGATCATCAAACAGGGTACTGTTCATTTCCATAAAAGACTTGAGTACGTTGTAGACTAATGCAACTATTGCCCTGAAAAAATGCACATGTAAAAGAATGTAAGTTTATACAATAATATGCATAGGATTTCCAAAATCAAATCTAGGATCATCACAGAACAGAGCGCCAGAGCATTAGACTGGCAGTCATACTCACGGATTCCAGTGCTCTTTGGAGATCCTATAAAGGCTAGCGAACATTATGGGCAGGATGACGTTCGAGTTCTCCTCTATCAAACTCATGATATATTCATTGTTCCAGTAATACAGTGCCCTTTCAGCaacctacattaaaaaaaaaaaaaaagaagagtttttatatatttccccCCACCCAAAAGGAGCCGTCTACTGATTTAAGGGGATGATTAACTGTAACTAGTTATGTGCAGCTATGCATAAATAAACCAACAGCCAACCTGGAAATGCGGGCTGGACACACATCTGGAGATCTGTTTGAACAGTGGTTCTTGAATTTTTACAAATTGGGATGGTTCGATCACATCCAAGATCTCCTCTAGCTCTCCAAGATACATGACCTGTGAAAAGATGCAGGAGTGGTGCCATGAGAACAGTGATAACCTGAATCACACACCACAAGGGGCCTTACTGAAAGCTAAACCCAGGTTAACCAATCACATGAATCCCCAGAGTTGTATACAGAAGCACATTACAGAATGTTTTGAGTGGAGGTTTCTTTCCTGCGGCGCACCAGTCGTCTGCCATGGAGGGCATTTACTTCACTTAGCCATGCAGTGTTAACATTACAAACCAAATGCTTTGTGGTTGGCCTTACCCAATATGGACTTGCAGAGCAACTCTGCTGAAGGGGAGTGATGGGTACCACCAGCAACGAAAGGCCAGGGCTGTTTGTCGTTATACCAATGGTACCTTGAAgcagtttctgtactgcactAGCACCGACAGACAACGCAGCAAACTTGACATTTACAGGAGAGCAATGTCAAATACCTGCTTTAGTTCCGAAACAGCACCCAATATAAGCTcatttgttgttttacattagtTCAGACTACATTGagacaattactttttttttttaaatgccattttaacATCTGTTAGTATCCTTCTGAGACCATGTGCTACGAACaatattcattttgaaatgtgaagCAAGAGGTTAAACATCTGAACACTACTGTATCAATGGAAAATAATCACACCAACAGGGATTTGTATAACAAACCATGACCACGGATACAAAACTAAATATTACCTCTTTTTGACTGCAGGTTTTCGGCCAGAATTTTAGTAAGCCTCTGATaacctaaacaaacaaacatgatagGTCATCAgataacttcatatacaaatgatTTACAATCacatacagagaaaaaaaagaggaGATAAAAATACTCACTGGTTCCGTTAATGCTGGGTCTTTCTCTAgaaactgtacaatacaatatgctaactgaaaaacaaaatgataaactTTACCAGTATGGAATTGAATATTAACAGGGAAGTTTATGTGAGGTATGTATTGGtaactttaaaaatattaatacaggACCCTTCAGCAGTGCACGTTatttccatttcaaaataaattcatagCTGTCCTGTTCAACAGAGGCAGACATTAACACTTCctcaattaacacaaaacattagTGCTATTTGCTGAACAGTGTAATGCAATCTATAGaacagcagacaaaaaaaaaaatcacataaagcTTACTGGTCTTTTTAACTAAGCATTACTgggaatgcaaataaatagtacatcAAATGAAATGCAGTTGCATAATTAAGCTACAAGCAATCCTGAGAACGTGCCACACCTGTGCGTGAAAGAGTGATAAACTCCTAACAGTGTGCAGGGGGATCAGGACTTTCACCAGGAACTGTTTGTGCTCAGCCTTCAGAGGCAAAGCAAAGCCATTGATTATGCTgaagaaataagaaagaaaaaaataaataacttttacatTACAAAGAATTCAATTACTGTAAGTATACATACAAAATACAGATTATGGATATGTTCTACAGATTTGTAAGAATCATAACTCACTTTTCATATATTCactattcatatttaaaaaaaggatgccACAAATGTGTCTGCTAATTATTGTTAGAGGAAAAGTGGAAAAGCCAACACTGGGTGGCGCCACCTTCCGAATCCATGCTGCACATCTGTGGTTTTAAACTTATGCCTCTAAAAAGCCCTGCTTATGATAAAGAAAGCATGGATTTTGTTCTGCCTATTTAAGTTATTTTACATGAACCAGTATGAATAACTGAATATAGCTATGTCTATATATGCTGACTTCTGTGTCTTAAACTACAGCTCTTAATACACAGCGGATTTATACCAGACCATGACATCCATAGTAAGCCAAGGAGGTTTACTAATTGCTAAACTGGTATTTCAGGAAAACAGCAAAACCAAGTCATCAGTGACAAGCACAGCACATACCTTCCCAGTATCTCCAGAAGCTCTGCTACCCCATTGAAGTGCTCGGTTTCATAAACAAAACTAACCAACAgggaaacaggaaaaaaaaagcaatgattttaattaattggtTTCACTtcaaaaacaacatatttaaattaaaacgcTTCAAATGAAATTTCTGCTTACCGTAGAAAAATATTATTGATCTGTTTTCGTATAAAAGCTCTAAGACCAAGAAACTTTCCATAAATTCTGTGCAAGACTGTCTTCAGGTAGTCTCGTTCCCGTGGGTCCTCGCTGTCGAACAGTTCCAAAAGCTACagacaaaacaagcaaagcaaaTACAATAACCAGTCTGAAAACAGAATAAGACAAGACGAACGCGTGGTTTTACTGCAGGCTTTTTTACTCAACATACATTTGTTCAGCCTGGGGTTGGAACTGCAGCCTACACTGATGCACATTGGGTTAATGTACTAGCTTTTTAACTGGGTCTCTGGTTTGAATCCAGCTTATGCTACCTCTAAACAGCCTGGAATGAAATTGGAAGCAATCGTGGAGGCTGCTGCGCCTTAATATTTATATCACAAACGGGAGGCTGCTGGAAGGAATCAAGTGTAAACTAACAAGACATCCAAGGTAAATGATGCTTCTTCAGACCTACAAGCCCTCCCAGCAAATGCTTcacaaagaaataataaacaaattccTTGGCAAAGATCCCCTTCAGCAGAAAGAAAGGTTGAATTTGAGATGTATCTGCTCTGGTTAAGTCTGTGCAGGCTTAAAAACCAGCACCACTATCTGGCACAGCTCTTACAATGTGGAGTCTTTAGGGGGATTCCACAATGGGACAAGGGATCAAACAGCTAATATTCAtattaaaagtattgttttaaaGTGTCTTTCAGAGATGCACCAATTAACATGCTTCtgacactttaaataaaaacaatgcagtttCCTATTTATGTCTATGACGGTAACGTAACTAACTCCATTAAAACGGTAACTGGAGAACGTAACTGGTTTGCATGAACACAAATCCCAATCCAGGCAGACACAATTTTAAACAAGTTCCCTGGGCTGTTCTGGCATGTGTGCCAGACAATATATGCCATTAGGCACCTTGCCCAATACACTATTCCTTATGCAACAAACTGGAAATAACTAATTTAAATGGCTTTCGCCGTTTCTCAATTTTCCTGATAAAAGTTTAACAGGGCAGTGAACAACACCTGTAAAATAAAACGATCTCACCTGTAGTACAAATTTCTGGTCTATATATTTTTTGGCAATGCTGGGCTGGAATTCTTGACTCTCCAAAAATCGTATGAAAAATTCATATACAAGCtgc
Coding sequences within it:
- the LOC121330040 gene encoding serine/threonine-protein phosphatase 2A 56 kDa regulatory subunit epsilon isoform, translating into MSSAATTPPSVDKVDGFSRKSVRKAKQKRSQSSSQFRSQGKAIELTPLPLLKDVPAAEQPELFLKKLQQCSFIFDFMDTLSDLKMKEYKRSTLNELVDYVTVSRGYLTEQAYPEVVRTVSYNIFRTLPPSDSNEFDPEEDEPTLEASWPHLQLVYEFFIRFLESQEFQPSIAKKYIDQKFVLQLLELFDSEDPRERDYLKTVLHRIYGKFLGLRAFIRKQINNIFLRFVYETEHFNGVAELLEILGSIINGFALPLKAEHKQFLVKVLIPLHTVRSLSLFHAQLAYCIVQFLEKDPALTEPVIRGLLKFWPKTCSQKEVMYLGELEEILDVIEPSQFVKIQEPLFKQISRCVSSPHFQVAERALYYWNNEYIMSLIEENSNVILPIMFASLYRISKEHWNPAIVALVYNVLKSFMEMNSTLFDDLTATYKSDRQREKKKEKEREELWKKLEDLELKRGLRSDGIIPT